One region of Pleuronectes platessa chromosome 18, fPlePla1.1, whole genome shotgun sequence genomic DNA includes:
- the gnb3b gene encoding guanine nucleotide-binding protein G(I)/G(S)/G(T) subunit beta-3b, whose protein sequence is MAAEKAEIDALKKECDGLRVQIEAARKAVNDGSMSSAAGGVDAVGRVQLKLRKTLKGHLAKIYSMHWSADSRSMVSASQDGKLLVWDAFTGNKLIAVPLKSAWVMSVAFAPSGNLVASGGLDNMCTVVNIKAASPKTLRELDAHTGYLSCCRFLSDTEILTASGDTTCCLWDLETGKQKIIYTNHIGDCMSLALSPDTNTFISGACDSLAKLWDLREGTCKQTFSGHTSDINAIQFFPNGNNFVTGSDDTSCKMYDLRSDQEVMNYQDSSLNAGVTSVALSNSGRLVFAGYDDFNCHIWDSLKGEKVGVLSGHDNRVSCTGVPEDGMGVCTGSWDSFLKLWN, encoded by the exons ATGGCAGCTGAGAAAGCTGAAATAGATGCCCTGAAGAAGGAGTGCGATGGCCTCCGTGTACAGATCGAG gcggCCCGTAAGGCTGTGAACGATGGCAGCATGAGCTCGGCAGCAGGGGGCGTCGACGCCGTGGGCCGAGTCCAGCTGAAGCTCAGGAAGACGCTCAAGGGTCACCTGGCCAAGATCTACTCCATGCACTGGTCAGCTGACTCCAG GTCAATGGTCAGTGCATCACAGGACGGGAAGCTGCTGGTCTGGGACGCCTTCACCGGCAACAAG CTGATCGCCGTCCCACTGAAGTCGGCCTGGGTGATGAGCGTGGCCTTCGCCCCCTCTGGGAACCTGGTGGCCAGCGGAGGTCTGGACAACATGTGCACCGTCGTCAACATCAAGGCCGCCAGCCCCAAGACCCTCAGGGAGCTGGACgcacacacag GTTACCTGTCCTGCTGCCGCTTCCTGAGCGACACTGAAATCCTGACGGCCTCCGGTGACACCACCTG CTGCCTGTGGGACCTGGAGACCGGGAAGCAGAAGATCATCTACACCAATCACATCGGAGACTGCATGTCGCTGGCTCTCTCCCCCGACACCAACACCTTCATCTCTGGAGCCTGCGACTCCCTGGCCAAGCTGTGGGACCTGAGGGAAGGGACCTGCAAGCAGACCTTCAGTGGACACACCAGTGACATCAACGCCATCCAG TTCTTCCCCAATGGAAACAACTTCGTCACCGGCTCCGACGACACTTCCTGCAAGATGTACGACCTGCGCTCTGACCAGGAGGTGATGAACTACCAGGACAGCAGCCTGAACGCCGGCGTCACGTCCGTGGCTCTGTCCAACTCCGGCCGCCTCGTCTTCGCCGGCTACGACGACTTCAACTGTCACATCTGGGATTCTCTGAAGGGAGAGAAAGTCG gcgtTCTGTCCGGCCATGACAACAGGGTGAGCTGCACCGGCGTCCCTGAGGATGGGATGGGAGTCTGCACAGGATCCTGGGACAGTTTCCTCAAACTGTGGAACTGA